One region of Oryzias latipes chromosome 6, ASM223467v1 genomic DNA includes:
- the synm gene encoding synemin codes for MLPFKRTFDSEKQQLQELNSRLAQYLSRTQQLEQENALLITEISHLKQVKKTPEWQQNYRAEMHDLRRMVEQLSFEKSQAELEREKLWRELQTVQSACSEQTEACRDMSGELQSCAQELQQSHKINGELQQRLLQLQDECKRLEEAHRRDVHHLHRQVDSRVAPFLTQTHRGAPVVSVEEVQKYARGLSEGWIETFEMYQRKVEEMERAIQEDQARLSDMKTEKMMYSSELGKLRTETQRQAQTQRRLEEQLMAMQQKFQLEFNEHQMIIEQLEHERNSLADAMAEKMREHQHLLQVKMDLGMEVAAYRALLENEKNGLQDAHKRINRPQRERIIDIKVPAQTYSPRTSLLTSSQRTDIKYTSPMNLRRSPKVPSGSVSPPRVVPFSLVGKARHQSPASRRDMISFNKAQAAASIPSAPPTLTVKDKQTGRIEKEENRNVQKTAGEQETGIFKPDSEDKRISHTAETKSVRVVSAPAIILGAKKEAESKKQVLEKNERGSVHDTFREKDQAETATGPTEKKILDAVSVEEIIEKVIKPAGLEAKVCSSGDSKVTYHVEKSEEDDGRTKTQIVLESKVEEELDISADSALEELLSHGVKKVSLESMDDTATASMIKSLISSIQGGQNLQNRSVNVEIIEEPMESYSDEEAAVEQKSKPSFYEPSTYFQIEELEHVPHDVREERLSDDGTKSSFSTTDWSSGRSVQAHEVPREDGSPHFSHVQEYFVSTPDENFSEPEGGGITSYGHYGVVDDLSDERYYQDESIPQRRVIVEESDESKYMSGDGSFGKESFPECIIEEEVRVSPEVQESFLEFLREESLEPKEQLKGALEKLQTSVSGPLREELAFLTKVSSESPQNVAIKKVEQSADNGTVTVVAELNVSQTLEDSGLLDSEDVSEEQIMAALRSSNLALEKSLGGGAGGGYSIKVFEESEHVGGDDFKGFSEERKLTSEMIEKHVKLGLPEKSFTFQMDVESSCAETSSDKELQFETMETPEKISHEKKVATLYLEGPSEN; via the exons ATGCTTCCGTTCAAGCGAACTTTTGACAGCgagaagcagcagctgcaggagctgaacaGCAGACTCGCCCAGTACCTGTCCCGAACCCAGCAGCTGGAGCAGGAAAACGCGCTTCTCATCACTGAGATTAGTCACCTGAAGCAGGTAAAGAAGACCCCCGAATGGCAGCAAAACTACAGGGCGGAGATGCACGACCTGCGGAGGATGGTGGAGCAGCTGTCCTTTGAGAAGTCCCAGGCTGAGCTGGAGCGGGAGAAGCTGTGGCGGGAGCTGCAGACGGTGCAGTCCGCGTGCAGCGAGCAGACCGAGGCGTGCAGGGACATGAGCGGGGAGCTGCAAAGCTGCGCGCAGGAGCTCCAGCAGTCGCACAAGATCAACGGGGAGCTCCAGCAACGCCTGCTCCAGCTGCAGGACGAGTGCAAGCGCTTGGAGGAGGCTCACAGGCGGGACGTGCATCACCTCCACAGACAGGTGGATTCCCGAGTGGCGCCCTTCCTCACACAAACTCACCGTGGGGCGCCGGTGGTGTCCGTGGAAGAGGTGCAGAAGTATGCGCGCGGCCTGTCAGAGGGATGGATTGAGACGTTTGAGATGTACCagaggaaggtggaggagatGGAGCGAGCGATTCAAGAGGACCAGGCGAGGCTGAGTGACATGAAGACGGAGAAAATGATGTACTCCTCCGAGCTGGGGAAGCTGCGCACGGAGACGCAAAGACAGGCGCAGACCCAGAGGcgtctggaggagcagctgatggCCATGCAGCAGAAATTCCAGCTAGAATTCAATGAACATCAG ATGATCATTGAACAGTTGGAGCATGAGAGGAACTCACTGGCTGATGCTATGGCGGAGAAGATGAGGGAGCATCAGCACCTTCTCCAGGTGAAGATGGATCTGGGCATGGAGGTGGCTGCTTACag AGCTCtccttgaaaatgaaaaaaacggaCTGCAAGATGCTCATAAAAGGATTAACAGACCTCAACGAGAAAGAATAATAG ATATCAAGGTTCCAGCCCAAACCTACTCCCCCAGAACTTCCCTCCTGACCTCGTCACAACGCACAGATATCAAGTACACATCACCGATGAACCTGAGAAGATCCCCCAAGGTTCCCTCTGGCTCCGTGAGTCCCCCAAGGGTTGTTCCATTTTCACTTGTTGGGAAGGCTCGGCATCAGAGCCCAGCTTCCAGAAGGGATATGATCTCATTCAACAAAGCTCAAGCTGCTGCTTCCATCCCATCGGCTCCTCCAACCCTCACCGTCAAAGATAAACAAACAGGTCGAAtcgaaaaggaagaaaatagaaatgtgcaaaaaacaGCCGGAGAGCAGGAAACTGGGATATTCAAACCAGACTCTGAGGACAAACGAATCAGTCATACAGCTGAGACCAAATCGGTAAGGGTGGTGTCAGCTCCAGCAATTATTCTTGGAGCAAAAAAGGAGGCAGAAAGCAAAAAGCAGGTTTTAGAGAAGAATGAGAGAGGCAGTGTGCATGATACATTCAGAGAGAAAGATCAAGCAGAGACTGCAACAGGTCCAACTGAGAAGAAGATATTAGACGCTGTGTCTGTAGAGGAGATCATAGAGAAAGTGATCAAACCAGCAGGTTTAGAGGCTAAGGTCTGTTCATCGGGAGACTCTAAGGTCACCTATCATGTTGAGAAAAGTGAGGAAGACGATGGCAGAACAAAAACCCAGATTGTGTTGGAGTCCAAAGTAGAAGAAGAGCTTGACATTTCTGCAGATTCTGCCCTGGAAGAACTCCTGAGTCATGGTGTGAAGAAGGTGTCGCTAGAGAGCATGGATGATACTGCAACAGCGAGCATGATCAAGAGTCTGATAAGCAGCATTCAAGGAGGACAAAATCTACAAAACAGGTCCGTCAATGTGGAGATCATCGAGGAACCCATGGAGTCTTACAGTGACGAGGAGGCTGCGGTTGAACAAAAGAGCAAACCGAGCTTCTACGAGCCATCAACATACTTTCAAATCGAGGAGCTAGAGCATGTCCCTCATGATGTTCGAGAAGAAAGGCTGAGTGATGATGGCACGAAGTCCTCCTTCAGCACTACAGACTGGTCTAGTGGGAGATCAGTGCAAGCCCATGAGGTCCCAAGAGAAGATGGGTCTCCACATTTTTCCCACGTCCAAGAGTATTTTGTGTCCACACCAGACGAAAACTTTTCTGAACCAGAAGGAGGAGGAATAACATCCTATGGCCACTATGGAGTTGTTGATGACCTGTCAGATGAGCGCTATTATCAAGATGAAAGTATTCCCCAGAGGAGAGTTATTGTTGAGGAAAGTGACGAGTCCAAGTACATGTCAGGGGATGGCTCATTTGGCAAGGAGAGTTTTCCAGAGTGCATCATTGAAGAGGAGGTCCGCGTCTCCCCGGAGGTGCAGGAGTCTTTCCTTGAATTCCTGAGGGAGGAGTCTTTGGAGCCCAAAGAGCAGCTGAAGGGAGCTTTAGAGAAGCTCCAAACCTCAGTGTCAGGACCACTAAGGGAGGAGCTGGCTTTCCTCACAAAAGTTAGCAGTGAGAGTCCACAGAATGTGGCTATCAAGAAGGTGGAGCAGTCAGCTGACAATGGAACAGTGACTGTAGTTGCAGAGCTTAATGTGTCCCAAACCCTTGAAGACTCTGGTTTGCTGGATTCTGAAGATGTTTCTGAAGAGCAGATCATGGCAGCTTTGAGATCTTCTAACCTTGCTCTGGAGAAATCCTTAGGTGGAGGAGCAGGTGGAGGCTACAGCATTAAGGTTTTCGAGGAAAGCGAGCATGTCGGCGGTGATGACTTCAAAGGCTTTAGCGAGGAAAGAAAGTTAACATCAGAAATGATTGAAAAACACGTGAAACTCGGGCTGCCGGAGAAGTCCTTCACTTTTCAGATGGATGTCGAGAGCAGTTGTGCTGAGACGAGCTCCGACAAAGAGCTGCAGTTTGAAACGATGGAGACACCAGAGAAGATCTCTCACGAGAAAAAAGTTGCAACACTTTACCTTGAAGGTCCCTCAGAAAACTAA